A window of Phaseolus vulgaris cultivar G19833 chromosome 4, P. vulgaris v2.0, whole genome shotgun sequence genomic DNA:
CTCTGGGGAAGCTTCTCATATTCTGTTCTGGTTGCACACAAGGTGGTTTGTACCATAATGTGCAGGTTCCTGGTCATTTTGTTAACAAGACTCGTTTTTCTAAAACACTAGGAAAGAGCTTTCTCATGCCACAGTGCCTAAATGATGTTCTGTATGTGTCTGAGCCTTGTGAGCATATTGACCAAGGTGAAGCTGGTGATTTAGGATTCTTCAGAGGAATTTTCAAGTCCTTTGCATCATCAAACGTGAAGAGGATGATAGTTAACAGAGGTGCACAGCTCCATTCAACAGAGATTTGCCCCTATTGTAAGGCAAAGTTGTGGAGCATGCTGCAGGCCAATATGATTCCAGAAAGTGCCAAGTGCAGGTTGGGTTCCCATAAAGATTATATTGAGTATTATGTCTGCCTAAATGGTCACTTGCTTGGGGTCTGCACATTGTTACCACTGTCTGATTCAGAGGATGTATCTGAAACTGAGTAAGCCATTAATGATTCTCAGGTATTTTCCTGTATCTGTGAAGTCCATAACTTCTTGTAAGATTTCATTTTCAtcttttatgaataaaaaactaGTTCTATGTGAAGTGAAGATTTAAGGCTGGAAAAAAATGGTTTTCCTTATTGATAACTAGACCCTTTTTCATGAATATTTTTCTCTTGAGCATTGAAAAGAGTAAAAATGCTGCAGACTAATTTCTCTTAAACTGTGATGTTTTTCCTTGGCAGATTGGAATTCAATCTTCACATGAAATTTGGTTGAGCACAGTGCTGTTTGCTCATGGCTGAAATTGTGCTCAGCAACAGCTTCTAAGTCCCATTTTGAATCATTCCATTATGCTTCATGTTGCTGTCTCAACTCATGCCAGCATTTTCCACTGATTATAAACATTgccaacaattttttaataaatcaaatCAAAGGTGGTTTTACTTAGAATTCATGTGTAGATTTCTGACCTTGGCGTTCAATACTTAACACTTCTTAAGAATCATTTTGATTTAGTAGCATTTTCCAATGTCAGATTCATTTGAGCACAATTTTTGTGTTCCACTTTTTCTAGGCCACACACTTTCTGTCAAACATAGACAACATCTTTATATTTTGTTGTCAAACATGAACAAAGTCCTTGTTTTATACTGATGAATTTAGTTATCTAACTACAACAATGAACTGAAAtcagaaaattaaaattgtagaaaaaatgaaataagatTATGAATCAATAATTGAAGAAGGTAAAAAGTACATATAACCTATTTTTCACTCAACACATTTCACCTAAAACCAAATTATGACAACTTTTAACATGACAGTGACTGCAGACCACATTAAATagcattaaatatattttctgttATTTTTCTATAATACGAAATTGACCgtatacatatttatataaatttgagATTTTACTTCATTTCATTTAACACATTGAAATTTGTTATAATGGTCATTAATCTCTGAAATCAAAATAacgaattttgaagaaaaaaaattaacaatcatttatattttataatcatatgaaaattaatttcgtgttatattaaaaaatatatatttaatccttaattataatattttctttcatcTTCTTACAGAAGAGACAtaacttgttaaaaaaatttcttgTCATATAAAAAGAATTAATTTCAAGCCCAATAACTGTTCTTTTCAGTTAGTGATGAGATTGAATCAAgtattgaaaatatataaaagacaTAACATGCAACTATTttgtgattaaaaaaatatattgaaggTGATTCAATTTGGTTTTGATctattttgaaaattcaaacTACAAACCAAATCGAACCAAATCCAAATCAATAAAAAAGTTTTCAGATTTTCTTTTACTCTcgattatttaaataaattttcactttttttaaaaaaaaattggttctTTGTACCCATACTTTCtgcataacaaaattaaattaagacaTTATTATATTTCAATTACTATTTATTGAACTCAAACAGAGATTAATAATTAACGGTATTTTATgaagaaataattaatataagatAGTTAGATCAATTCTTATAAAAGAGATGAACCcaaatttctaattttttttgttcataGAAATAAAATACATGTTAGAGGGTTTACAACTCACTCCATTCAACAGACCCCCAAATTTCTAATTTTGATCTTATAAAAAGGTTCCAAATGAGTACATAAATTACATGGTAACAAAGTAAAATAACTTTACATGGAAAactaataacaaatataaaaaaatgggaTAATTTAGTTGAATTCTGTAATAATAACCACTTTAAAAATCCTATCACTGATTCACTAACTGTGTAAAACTATGATGAACACTGTCAATGCTAAGCCAATAAACTCATAATCAATTACAAAATTATCATTGGGGCTAGTAAATGTTGTTCACTTTGTATAAAACTGTAGTTGTATAAGTTAACAGTGTTTATTAATCCTAAATTTGCCCTGTTTCTATCTTTTATCCATTCAAATGGAGCATGTTCTTCCATTGTGTACTTAAATAATCCAATTTAAAGGAAAATATAAGATATATAACCACAGATTCATACCTTTCTACAAAAAATATTCTGCATGATTTGCTCATATAATGCCATTTCACTCTTTCTTTCAGTAGCTTAATGGACATAAACTAATTacaaaatatcaattattttttcctACTCAGTCTCCTCATCTTCCTCTGCTCCAAAATCCAACCCAGATATTTTCATCTTTCCTATGTTAACTGCATTTATTCAAACATCAAATAAAACACTGAGCATTCAAGGGATGAGGAATTGGTCcagatatataatataattcatTGAACAAACTAAACTGAGTGTGATCTTTGTGCTTAAGCTCATGCATGTATAACACTTCTCAATATCAAAATGGTAGTTTGATGGTCCAAAAGAATGCAAGATTCTTtgtgaaagagaaaaaaagagtcTCATGCAAGTACATGCCGTGCATGATAATCAAAATATCATAATAATCAAATACAGCAGAATCTAGAACACGCCACAGGCTCACATCTTCAGgtttaatcaattaataataaaagaaagtataaGAAATATGACACTGGTTTCTTTTAGCAAAGTGTAATTCCAAGAGGAATGCCTCAGGGTTTGGTGCAGGTTGCATAGCATAATCAAATCCTGGTTTCTTCATTAAGCTTTCACTTCTTCCATTCAAAATGCATGAAAAGGTATACAGGCACAACAGGGAAATAGCGAAGAAAAGACCTAAATTCTCAAAGATCTCACAATTGTGTAATGAGAGTAACACTATCATCCAAGACTAGGAACAATTTAGAAGAACTGCGAGAGTACTCTTTTGCACACCTTTCCGTTGTTCcgctgtttaattttttttttctttttgagaaGATCAAAAGGAATTATTCTTCAGAAGAtaagattaaaaacaataaaacaacaaaagcCTTATCCTACTAAGAGAGGTTGACTACACGAACCACATGACACCATTGGGCTTGGTAAATGAGATGATAACATTAAAAAATGCAGACGGAAGCAAAGCatggaaaaaaatattgaaggtAGAAGCTATGGAAGTAAATTGTGTCACATTCACTTACCAACAGCATCCAGCCCGGCTAATTTTGGCAGGAATTTCCTGATGTGATCTTCTGCTGCTTTATCAGCTTTCAGTGTCTCACACTCGAACGAAACAACGATCCTTTTCTTCCCATCCTTTTGTTCCACCAAACCTGTGATATCCTTACCCCAACTGCTCAAAGGTGGCAAACAATAAGTTGAATATGCCAGCAAtcatgttgtttgttatcataaaaaatttaaagtgaagaaaaatgtaaatgaGTGAGAACTTCAATCTGTGATAAGAAATTCAAATCATGCTCTGAAAGAGAAACTAACCAGCCAACAGAAGACAAGGAATCAAGATAAATAGAGAAATTTCATATAACACTGACAATTACTGATAATTATTCATGTAAATACAGGTTGAAATACAAAAGGTGGTTTCATTCATTTGGACTTTTAGTCTCTTAGGGAccaataatttaataattgcAAAATACAATGAAAAATCCTTCACAGCAAATAGGGGAAAATAACTTGATGAGTAGAAACCATAAGGACTAAAAAAACCCAAATGAGTGGGAAATACAGTGACTAAAATCCAATTTGTGTGACTAATAGTTCAATCTAAAATATGTATCCCAAAGTACACCAATTAAGTGTTTTGTACAAAAAAGGAAATACTCTTTACAAGGACCATAGGAAAACTAGATAATGACTTGTGGATTATCTCATTATGTGTCTCTCATAAGCTGCTCTGTTCCATTGGCATGTTAAACAGCAACAAGCTCTATTTGTCTATAATCATTATAGTTAAATACTGGTAGAATGCAATGAGAAAGATTGACTTTATTTATTTGACTATAGTCCAAATGTTATAACTTATATCTAAGCACTTGCCTGATTATAGAAATGCAGTTTCCTCTAAATAACATTATTCTCACTGTTTAACTTGAAAGTTATACAGACTAAAAATCAACTAAAATTAGAACACAAAATCATAAAGCCTAGGTGAGCACTCAAAAAGAAATTATACGTGAAAACACTGCTTTACCCATGAATATGATCAATGCTGTGGAACCGTGCAGCATCATGGCCTTTGCACTCCACGACAGTAGCTTGCTCTTTCTTTGTCTATTTCATGAAAACCAAATGTAAATAAAGTATACAAGGGAAGGAAAAGATAAACAAGACAAAGAGCACAATAACTACATTGAAATCTGTGATCGTGAGTTTGATGAGGCGATAATCCTCACCCCTACTGCATTCCCTTTCACATTCCAATTCTTTCATGTAAAAAAGAACATGTACAAGTAATTACTACATGGATACAATAGAGTATAACAAAAAGTCGTATAAAAGAGACAGCTCACATATAGGACCATGAGCAAgcattaaaaaaagttatataagaAATGATGCACTAAAGGATATTTACTACTATTGCAAGCTGGTAGTAATAACTACAATCTTTAGCTGAAAGGCTAGCAAgaagttaaaattagtttatgaatttaatttaattaattttaagtcAAATAATATGAAAACCTATGGGCCATTTACTTCAATACCTTGTACAAAGTATGAACATAAAGGAGcccttaaaattaaaaaaaaaacaatatatatgaTTCTGATTCAGTTTGCTTACACTGACCATGAAGCAAAAATACAGAAATAGGAAAATGGTGCTGCACAAACCAGCTACCCCTTAATACCTAAAGTCCATTCCAAGGGAATAATTCTCATGTGACAAACTTTCACTCTATAATCATTTTATGCTTATATGTTTGACTCTAGTTTCAATCCCTACAAGAGCATACAGGACATTAAGTTTGTTAGGAATTCAAACTTCAGCAGCACAGTAACAACATGGACCAATGTGCACTAATAAAAGCTTATAAAGATCAaaacttaacttttttttcataGAGGAAGTGATCCTAAATGAATGTCACATGTAGgactaaataattattttaacctAATCTTTGGAGAGAAGAGAagggaattttttttatgtttgtagAAAACATATATTAGTCAAACAAAGAAAACATGCATATGTATGATATACCAGTGCCAGAAAGGCCATAGCAAGTAGAATGAGGAAGTTGGATGAAGTGTCCTGAGATAGAGCCACACGGCAACAATGCTATTGAAGCTACTCCTTCCATCATCATCAACTCTTCCACGTTCCCCTCTTCGTTCTCTTCTGCCGGAAAATCTGACccaaaaggaaaaaaacaaacaaaatgaaaatggatAGTGATGGGAAAGCAAATTGAAACATAAAGTTTCAATTTTTAACACTACAATCGCAGGatgaatggaaaaaaaaaaccctacccatttgtttgtgagagagagaatGACGAGCTGTTTGGTTCTGCTACACAACAAACTgcaaaaggaagaaaaacacTGAAAcggagagaaaaagaagaagaagaagatgaaaacgTTAATGGCGGTAGCGGCAACAAAGAGTGTACTTCGCCTTCCTTTTTCACCTTTccattttatttgaattagttAAATGGTATTTTGTTTATCTCATTTTTAATACCAGATAAAAAGTAAATATCAATCATacacataaaattttaatataaataaaatcatatataaaatattgattatcattaatttttatttcaaaagtatgatttttttctttaaaaatatcaaaaataaaataaggacGGTATTTCATAAGTGAATTGTCGAGTTAAATAGACTTGATCAATACGAATTAACGAATTCAAAAAGACTGTTAATCTAAGCTAGCCCGCTGAACCCACCCCGTTTTGCAATCCCTAGTCATACCTTATTCAGAAGGAATAATGTTGTGACATTGTTTGAATGTGACCAAAGACATTTATTATCCTATGTGAATGATTAAGGGTATTTGACACATTCAAGGTGTATTTAGGTAAGAATTGAAGAACATGAGATTTCATTTTTGTATATAATAGAACATAACTTAAAGAATCAAACAATGCCCTTTCTTTCCATTGATTCATAAAAATGATTAATCGACCCTTTCATTAACCCTTTCATATATTGAATGTGATAACTATGTTAACGGAGGAGCTTTAACTTCAGCCATCAAAACAAGAAATGCATCCACATATCCTTAACACAACAAATTTTACTTTAAGGCCATGAGGACTAATAATGTTAGTTGACAAACATAAATTGTGTGAAGAATGATTACAATAAATCATTATCATTTTATTGCGGTGTAGAATTATGGATCACAGATGGAACTCATGTATGAGAGAGTTAAGGTCCTTAGGGTAGATGACCCTCGCTTTTGTGGAAGAAAAGATTATCCAATGCAAAATGTTTTTGCAACTTGTAATTTTAACATGAAATTCACGCACATACTAGTAGAGTGGGAAGGAACAACATATGTCCTTATCTAAGAGGATTCACTAATAACACTTGAAGGTTAATGCATTTGGATTTGGTATAGGTCATGACTTCTGACATAATTATGAAGTTGTAATGAATACATCttcaatttttattgaaaatgttAAAAGGACAAATAGTTGTACTACATTAAAGTGTTAGATACTACCTAAAGAGTATTCACAAAGAGGTCCATAGAACCCATTAATCATCATCATGCATCCCTTAGAAATGTCATTGAAAGAATGTCTTGAAAAAAAGACTTTCTACATTGGCAAGTGGAATTGAATCCCATAATTGTTTAACACAATAAGTTTTAGTATGTTGTATTCTTTACACTTTTCTTTAGGGATGGATAATGATCAATTTATCGCTAGTGGATGAAGTGGATCGAGAGTTAATGGAACAAAACATTGATAGGTCACGATGATGATTGTAGTAGGCAAAGAAAAATACGAGAAATATCATAACTGATCAAATATGGAGagattatcaaaataattaagtttTTGTAATAAATTGTGTCATTAATAAAAAGATTTCATTATAATGTTTTCATGTCTTATCCATGACTTATATTTGCAATAAGTACATTACGAAcaaggaaaaaatattttacagtAACATTGGCATTTCCAATTTCACAAAACAAATGaatgatttataaattttatgttaattatatatataaattaaaattgttggGGGATAAGGTAGGAGAAAATATCTCTGAATTATTATTGTACTTTGaatatgtttaaaaataaataaataaatagtggAATAAtatattgttgagatttgattaaattaaaaaatttcatgtaTGGATAAGTTGGAGTTTAAATGTTAGATTCGAAGAAGAactttaagaatattttataatcATGTTGAGTTTGAAACGGTATAATTACATGCAAGAAGTAAAGTAAAATTTTATGTAgaggtataatttttttataagaaataaagTTAGTATTTTGAATCAAGTTAAATTGGGATTGcagaaataaattaatttttaaattgttcttaaAGCTTGAAATGTAATGGGAAtgattaaattgatttatattgGTTATTGTATACTGTTTTAtgtaatatatttgtttttctaaTTGAGTTATGTTTAAGAGTTGAGTTGAATATGATATTGGATTATTAGGTTTATGGAACAACTAAAATTactcatgttttaaatatataacCAAAATGGAACAACTAAACTATGAAAACCAAAATTACTCaatgtttaaatacataaaataaaaccaaacaattaaaactaaaacggttggagatcccacgtcgactagagattagaacctttcattgtatataagtgggtgcaaacctcaaccatatgaaccggttttatgggagttgaattaggcttaaagtccactttgtaacaAAATCTTCGGATACTGAATTTGCTTGCAATAATTTCATTAATTTCAACAATTTCATAGACCAGGTTCATAGATGGACCTTAAAGTTAAACACTTGAAATGGATAgatctttttttagttttaatttttaaataaaaatgacaaaaaattgTAAACTAAGGATAATAATTACCATGGAAATATATCACAGGAATGCCAAAATTTTACTCCTAATCCATCCATAAACCACACACAAGTATGGATTTGTTATTTGAAACTACTGCTCCAGCTTGACACTAAAAAAGATTTTCATAAAGTAAACACTTCTTTAGCATGATATTTGTATTGATCAACAAAAGTTATTAtatgaaaaactaaaaattatctCATGGTATGAACAGGATCATCGAAGTTGCAGAAGTGTAAGAAAGAGACCTATACTAAAATTTGTTGTGGAACCTTGCATGTGGAGTAACAAAGAGCATTCACAGAATCTGTGGAAAACCTTCCCGGCTGTCTTTAACAGTAGAACTGGATTCTGAATCAGTTCCAACCCTCCTAAAAACTAGCTTTTGCTGGGGAAGTTGACCATTGGAAAATGCTGTGACTTCTGTGTCAACTAAAATTGTGTCTTCTTCCTTCAACTCTCCTCTAAGAATACCCTTGGCAAGTTCATTCTCAACATTCTGCTGAATCACTCGCTTCACCGGCCTAGCACCATAGTTTGGATCATACCCCAAACTTCCAAGGAGTTGGATTGCAGCTTCTGTCACTTGGATTTTCATCTTGCGATCTGCAATTCTCTTTTGCACCCTCTCCAACTGTAATAGACGTGGGAAGTGagtattttgataaaaaattgaaagagcATATAACAATTCCCAGAGATTAGAAACATAGTAtactcttctttcttttataggCATGTGTGGAGTCATGGACTTCAACATAAATGTATCTACCTGTAAAGTTTATGGTTTAGGATTTAAGGTTTAGGGAGAAAATTACCTGTAACCTGACAATACTACTGATTTGGTCGCGGTCCAGAGGCTGGAAAACAATATACTCATCAACTCTATTCATGAACTCAGGGCGAAAGATTGATCTTGCTGCGTCCATAACCCTCTGCTTTATGGTTTCGTATGCTGACTCTTTGGGCACAGTGTCATTATCAGTGTTGAGAATGTACTGTGATCCAACATTTGAGGTCATAATGATAACCGTGTTGGTAAAACTTACTGTCCTGCCCTGTGAATCAGTTACTCTTCCATCATCCAGGATTTGAAGGAATACATTGAAAACATCTGAGTGTGCCTTCTCAATCTCATCAAACAAAATGACAGCATAAGGTCTGCGGCGAACTGTCTCTGTTAGTTGCCCTCCCTCTTCATACCCAACATATCCAGGTGGAGCCCCAATCAATCTCGAGACTGTGTGCTTTTCCATGTACTCACTCATGTCAATTCGTACAAGTGCATCTTCTGTGTTGAACAAATACGAAGCAAGGGCCTTGGCTAGCTCAGTCTTTCCTACACCAGTCGGTCCCATAAACATGAAGCTAGCAATCGGTCGATGGGGATCTGAAAGGCCTGCTCTTGAACGTTGGATAGCCTCAGCTACTGCCTTAACAGCAGGATCTTGTCCAACAACACGCTTATGAAGCTCTTCCTCTAAGTACAACAGCTTCTCTCGCTCTGATTGTTGAAGTTTTGAAATTGGAATACCAGTCCACTTGCTTACAATGTCAGCAATATCATTTCCAGTAACTTCTTCTCTCAACATAGACTTACCAGAGTTCATATATTCGTGTAACTCCTTTTCTACACTTTCAAGTTGTCGTTGCAAGGAGTTTAGACTCCCATACTTTAATTCAGCTGCGCGATTAAGATCATACTCTCGCTCAGCCTGTTGAATCTCAAGATTTACCCTGTCTATCTGCATATATATGAACATCGAAAATCATCAGATTTCAATCTTCCAATTAACATAAAATCGTGCCTTAATGCAAGTGCATCGTTTGTTATGTCAATGCATAATTACCAACATACTTGCACACTAGTTCAGTGTGATGAAACCCTGCATAAAGCTGTCTTCTAAACGTTCACTTATTTATAAACTGAATGCATATTTGgtaaaacataacaaaattctgATAACATACCTCCTCTTTAATAGATTGCAGACGAGTCATGACAGACTTTTCATGCTCCCATTGCCCAGTCATTTCATCCTGTTTCTCCTTTAAGAGAGAGAGTTCTGTCTCAAGTCGATTTAATCTATCTTTAGAATCCTTGCCAGTATCATTCACGAGAGAGAGTCTCTCCATCTCGAGTTTCAAGACTGACCGATTAATCTCATCAAGTGCAGTAGGTTTTGAAGTAATTTCCATTTTTAGTTTAGCAGCTGCTTCATCCACCAGATCAATAGCTGCAATTTAGAAGTAGCAAGAAATTAGTGCTTTGTGAGTATCGTTGATGCAAATCCACAACAAAATGAAACACAGTAAAAGtttacatttttattgaaaactatAATAGTTTTGTATAAAAGGAGGAAAAAAAGAGCATAAGCTAATGAATAGTCCAAAATTGATATTGGCTTGAGATTATACAAAAGACAGAGTATTGACCTCCATTTATACTAGTCTGAGAATCATAATCCTAATCAATTGAGGAAACCAATAAGTGAATATAGTAAAAAATAGGAACCACCTCCTAAGCGAACATCCAAGATACTTTTAAGCTATTGAGTTCCAATACTAATATTATGAGATGCTTTTCCACATATTCtgaaaaatttaacaaaataaattaacaaacaaataaatgataaattataaaaagagaAGTTGTAGCTATAAATTaatcattcaaattcaaaacattGAAAATGAATTAGACTATGGTCACGATAATTTTAAAGTTCCATATATAGTTCTATATAGTTTTAAAGCTCTTAAGAACAGTTTCAATTAACACCTTATATTATTTATTGCTAAGACTCTAATCCAGAATCCAAACATCATTCTCTTAAAAATAGTAAGGTATCATAATACCAGAACTAATTATTCACcaaaaaaatacaacaaaattTCTTAATCTTTGTGTAATATATTCACTTGCCAAGAGTCTTTAGCCAGTTATTAATACCTTTATCAGGCAGAAACCTCCCACTTATGTATCTATCAGAGAGAATTGCAGCATCTACAAGTGCACTGTCAGAAATGCGAACTCCATGATGCAGCTCGTATCTTTCCCGCAGCCCCCTCAGTATTGAAATGGTATCTTCAACTGATGGTTGGTCAACAAAAACTTGCTGGAAACGACGCTCAAGTGCAGGGTCCTTCTCAATATACTTTCGATACTCATCTAATGTTGTTGCACCAATACATCGCAGCTCCCCCCGACCAAGCATAGGCTTTAAGAGATTACCAGCATCCATAGCACCATTTGTAGCACCTAGCATGTGACATATATAATTGCAATCAAATTCAACAGCcacatttttaatttcttttttcaaatcACCATAGCTATAAACAAATGCAGTATTTTGGGAGAAAAATATTCATTGAAATGTATCGTCTTTCTCTAATCTGAATATCCATTGATTCAAAGGGTTTTTCACACACCAGTTATgcacaaagaaagaaaaaaaatggagaaaGTTGTATAGACCCTTCAAACAGCTTttgcaaaaacaaaaaatcagGTACTAAAAGTGGCAAACTCTGAAATTATTCATTACCTGCCCCAACAACTGTATGGATTTCATCAATGAAAAGGATAGTCTGACCATCAGATTCTGTTACTTCTTTGAGGACAGCTTTCAGTCTATCTTCAAATTCTCCCCGGTACTTTGCTCCAGCAATAAGTGCACCCATATCAAGGGATATGAGCTGAAAGTGACAAGTGTATCAGAATAATTTTACAACTCCTGGCCAACACACAGCTCAAAATGGcgaaaaaataagataaatattgcATACTTATAAAACAAATCACTGGAATTAAGGGTAAGATTTAGAGGGTATAATAGATATCAATGTAATGAAAATGagataaaaacttaaaaaagcCAGTTAATGTAAATCTATCCCACATTCCCATTCTTTCCCCTTTATCTtccattttgaaaatattaagaaTTTAGAATAGCCAAGATAAAGCACATACCCTTCGATTCATCAAAGCTTGAGGAACATCTCCTTGAACAATTCTTTGAGCAAGTCTGTTTCCAAAGCATTGCTAGGttaatgtttaatgaaaactaCCACAAGCAACCAAATAAGGTATAAACATTTGACCTACTCATCTAAAAAAATGACAGGAAAAAACAGGATCTCTAGTTCAACAAAAATGTCTCAACAGCATCAATGAACATGGTTTCAGATTTTAAATCACATGACATCACCTGACGTAGCTGCAATATTACTGTTGATGCAGTGTTTGCAACTACATCAACTTGCAATTGCAGGTTGAATTCACAAGAAAAACTGTCACGGCCGTAATGTTGCttctttttaaaacaaaataacatttCACGATTGAAAGCTTGGAAAAAAATGCTATAACACAACCAACATCGCTTGCAGTAGCCACAGTGCCTGAAGTCACAGTAACCGCAAAGTAACTGCAACTGCAATTTAAATTGATTGTGGTCTCAATAACCATATAATTGATTACATTGTTTCTACCATTGATTCTAATATATAATGCTATAGAAAAGGAAATGGCTAAATGTTGGGTTTTAGTCTGATAGAAGAAAGGAATAAATTGTTATTTCAAACAATGTACCACCTCTTGCACTCAATTTCCAGTTTTAAGGAACTTTACTTTCAAAAGCAGAAGAGAACTATCATTTTAAATTAGGTCAATCTCTTAAACTTACTTCCTACTTTTATGAAACTTGTATTTGAAATATTAGATTTGCATACAGaaaacaatataatttatttcttaaaaatattaataaaaaactgTAGTCatgttcaaataatttgtattttatttcaCACCATCGTAATTGTCATTCTTGTATGCATGAAACAGGTTACACATGAAATTCAGGTAATGGATAACAGTAGCAGCatctaaaatttaataaaaaaataa
This region includes:
- the LOC137836948 gene encoding chaperone protein ClpB3, chloroplastic isoform X1 gives rise to the protein MASATSFPGIALRPSVPFRSHISHTRFSQFQVSFGFPANPTSLKSLNSVPSKKREAFSNGSSRTRRDLSQFSVRCSVSSSGKITQQEFTEMAWQAIVSAPEVAKENKHQIVETEHLMKALLEQKNGLARRIFSKVGIDNTQLLEATDKHIKRQPKVLGESAGTMLGRDLEALVQRARDFKKEYGDSFVSVEHFVLGFSQDKRFGKILFRDFQISEQALKSAIESIRGRQSVIDQDPEGKYEALEKYGKDLTAMAKAGKLDPVIGRDAEIRRCIQILSRRTKNNPVLIGEPGVGKTAISEGLAQRIVQGDVPQALMNRRLISLDMGALIAGAKYRGEFEDRLKAVLKEVTESDGQTILFIDEIHTVVGAGATNGAMDAGNLLKPMLGRGELRCIGATTLDEYRKYIEKDPALERRFQQVFVDQPSVEDTISILRGLRERYELHHGVRISDSALVDAAILSDRYISGRFLPDKAIDLVDEAAAKLKMEITSKPTALDEINRSVLKLEMERLSLVNDTGKDSKDRLNRLETELSLLKEKQDEMTGQWEHEKSVMTRLQSIKEEIDRVNLEIQQAEREYDLNRAAELKYGSLNSLQRQLESVEKELHEYMNSGKSMLREEVTGNDIADIVSKWTGIPISKLQQSEREKLLYLEEELHKRVVGQDPAVKAVAEAIQRSRAGLSDPHRPIASFMFMGPTGVGKTELAKALASYLFNTEDALVRIDMSEYMEKHTVSRLIGAPPGYVGYEEGGQLTETVRRRPYAVILFDEIEKAHSDVFNVFLQILDDGRVTDSQGRTVSFTNTVIIMTSNVGSQYILNTDNDTVPKESAYETIKQRVMDAARSIFRPEFMNRVDEYIVFQPLDRDQISSIVRLQLERVQKRIADRKMKIQVTEAAIQLLGSLGYDPNYGARPVKRVIQQNVENELAKGILRGELKEEDTILVDTEVTAFSNGQLPQQKLVFRRVGTDSESSSTVKDSREGFPQIL
- the LOC137836948 gene encoding chaperone protein ClpB3, chloroplastic isoform X2 — encoded protein: MLGRDLEALVQRARDFKKEYGDSFVSVEHFVLGFSQDKRFGKILFRDFQISEQALKSAIESIRGRQSVIDQDPEGKYEALEKYGKDLTAMAKAGKLDPVIGRDAEIRRCIQILSRRTKNNPVLIGEPGVGKTAISEGLAQRIVQGDVPQALMNRRLISLDMGALIAGAKYRGEFEDRLKAVLKEVTESDGQTILFIDEIHTVVGAGATNGAMDAGNLLKPMLGRGELRCIGATTLDEYRKYIEKDPALERRFQQVFVDQPSVEDTISILRGLRERYELHHGVRISDSALVDAAILSDRYISGRFLPDKAIDLVDEAAAKLKMEITSKPTALDEINRSVLKLEMERLSLVNDTGKDSKDRLNRLETELSLLKEKQDEMTGQWEHEKSVMTRLQSIKEEIDRVNLEIQQAEREYDLNRAAELKYGSLNSLQRQLESVEKELHEYMNSGKSMLREEVTGNDIADIVSKWTGIPISKLQQSEREKLLYLEEELHKRVVGQDPAVKAVAEAIQRSRAGLSDPHRPIASFMFMGPTGVGKTELAKALASYLFNTEDALVRIDMSEYMEKHTVSRLIGAPPGYVGYEEGGQLTETVRRRPYAVILFDEIEKAHSDVFNVFLQILDDGRVTDSQGRTVSFTNTVIIMTSNVGSQYILNTDNDTVPKESAYETIKQRVMDAARSIFRPEFMNRVDEYIVFQPLDRDQISSIVRLQLERVQKRIADRKMKIQVTEAAIQLLGSLGYDPNYGARPVKRVIQQNVENELAKGILRGELKEEDTILVDTEVTAFSNGQLPQQKLVFRRVGTDSESSSTVKDSREGFPQIL